One Nicotiana tomentosiformis chromosome 4, ASM39032v3, whole genome shotgun sequence genomic window carries:
- the LOC138910417 gene encoding uncharacterized protein, giving the protein MRQAGRKQVIPRVSNMVEYKVNFKGGIIPLKFEAQHMWNQKVIVEIETIEPDRYHVGHVYFYLSWLVDDIAEDVKPGVNLEYKIIDDAVEAQVKYRRLRKRVFESEARHLEQHKVDMEAINEWKKIATKSTKRLEYLEQGLMEFEGKMRKRLSDCQNTNGNEGGHLAKSYLLLDMRDLGNIIDGVKRAKYGEDVEPPEGYEPPKFEMFDGTGDPKVHLRTYCDKLVGVGRDERIRMKIFRRSLTGDACLGTSVKTSKKWVNWVSMASNFMDRFRFNTENALDVFYIQNLKMKPIETFREYATRWRSEATKVRPALEEEQMNTFFVRAQDPQYYERMMVIEKHKFSDIIKLGERIEEGIKSGMVTNFEALQATNKALQSGGISKKKDVGAAAGYVTPIPAVSMENSSQWINPNKTCAYHSGMEGHTIDECHTLKDKIQTLIDTKVIQAKEDAPNVRNNPLPDHRAPTPSYESAAIPWDYVAEERRKGKAKMEETGTTQGMTRTCKVYTSEHLGGTSKEVASKPPISILSLLQNSETHRNTLMKVLSEAYVPTNITSGEMANMVGQVLESLKITFHEDELPPKELSHNRALHITMQFDDKFIARVLIDKGSNLNMCPLTTLKRLGKGMHEIRVGSMNVKAFDGSQRATIGEINLSLQMGPTWFVVEFQVLDISATYNLLLG; this is encoded by the exons atgagacaagcaggaagaaaacaggtcatacctcgagtttccaacatggtcGAGTACAAGGTAAATTTCAAAGGGGGCATCATTCCTTTAAAGTTCGAGgcgcaacatatgtggaaccagaaggtcattgtggaaatagagactatcgagccagacaggtaccatgtcggtcatgtgtatttctatctatcatggttggtagatgatatagcggaaGACGTCAAGCCAGGGGTCAATTTGGAATATAAGATCATTGATGATGCTGTCGAGGCACAGGTCAAGTATAGAAGGCTTCGCAAAAGGGTTTTTGAGTCTGAAGCTAGAcatctggaacaacataaagtggacatggaggcAATTAATGAATGGAAGAAAATCGCCACTAAGTCCACCAagagattggaatatttggagcaagggttgatggagtttgagggaaagatgaggaagaggctttCAGATTGTCAGAACACGAATGGAAatgaaggagggcatctagcaaagTCTTACCTattgttggatatgcgcgacctggggaacatAATTGACGGAGTCAAGAGGGCCAAGTATGGAGAAG ATGTGGAACCGCCGGAGGGGTATgaacctcccaagttcgaaatgttcgatggaactggtgatccgaaggtacatctaaggacatattgtgacaaacttgtaggagtGGGAAGAGATGAACGAATTCGTATGAAGATATTTAGAAGAAGCCTCACAGGAGATGCTTGTCTCGGTACATCAGTCAAAACCTcgaagaagtgggttaattgggtgagcatggcgtcaaatttcatggatagattcaggttcaacacagaaaatgcactagatgttttctacattcaaaatctcaagatgAAACCAATAGAAACTTTccgtgagtatgctactcggtggagatctGAAGCTACAAAGGTAAGGCCAgcgcttgaagaagaacaaatgaatacgttcttcgtcagagctcaagacCCGCAGTACTATGAAAGGATGATGGTTATTGAAAAGCATAAattctctgacatcatcaagctgggagaaagaatagaagaaggaattaagagtggaatggtgacaaattttgaagcactacaagccacaaataaagctttgcaatCAGGAGGTATCTCTAAGAAGAAAGATGTGGGTGCT gctgcTGGTTATGTCACACCCATTCCCGCCGTTTCTATGGAAAACTCTTCTCAGTGGATTAACCCaaacaagacatgtgcctatcactcaggcatggagggtcataccattgatgaGTGTCATACTCTGAAGGACAAGATTCAGACATTGATCGACACCAAGGTCATACAGGCAAAAGAAGATGCACCCAATGTTCGTAACAATCCTCTTCCGGATCACAGAG caccCACGCCATCTTATGAGTCTgctgctataccatgggattatgttgcggaagagagaaggaaaggaaaagcaaaaatggaagaaacaggtacaacacaaggcatgaccagaacttGCAAGGTTTATACATCTGAGcacttgggaggaacaagcaaggaaGTTGCATCTAAGCCGCCT atatctattttatcactgctgcaaaactccgagACACACAGGAATACCCTGATGAAAGTGctgagtgaagcttatgtacccaccaacatcactagtggggaAATGGCCAACATGGTCGGGCAGGTACTGGAAAGTCTCAAAATCACCTTTCATGAAGATGAGCTGCCACCAAAAgaactaagtcacaacagggcactacatATCACAATGCAATTTGATGATAAATTCAtcgccagggtcctgatagataaGGGTTCGAATCTCAATATGTGTCCACTAACCACTCTGAAGAGATTGGGTAAAGGCATGCACGAGATACGAGTAGGAAGCATGAATGTAAAGGCATTTGATGGATCTCAAAGAGCCACAATCGGAGAAAttaacctcagcctacagatgggcccaacctggtttgttgttgagtttcaagtgctggatatatctgctacctacaatctATTGTTGGGATGA